The following proteins are encoded in a genomic region of Alphaproteobacteria bacterium:
- a CDS encoding transcriptional regulator GcvA, with translation MARRLPPLNALKAFEAAARHMSFLKAANELHVTAGAISQRIKNLEAQIGVALFRRLARGVVLTDAGQRYSRRIGELFEGIEKATRQLRQEAATTVLTISAMASFEVCWLIPRLGPFNASHPGVAVRVLPEQAPVDLASNGIDLAIRYGHGHYPELMVERLLPRRIFPVCSPKLMEGPHPIRTLADFAHHTLLGEEPYLHYEETTWKQWMTAVGADDIEVPAGPVFTFSHMALQAAVAGQGVALGTTVLAGDDLAAGRLVRPLPHIVESEHPYWLIYPPALAKQPRVRAFRDWIMAEATRFVEQTEKG, from the coding sequence TTGGCGCGCCGTCTCCCGCCTCTCAATGCGCTCAAGGCCTTCGAAGCGGCTGCACGTCATATGAGTTTTCTCAAAGCGGCTAACGAGTTGCACGTGACCGCGGGCGCCATAAGCCAGCGAATCAAGAACCTCGAAGCTCAAATCGGGGTGGCGCTGTTTCGTCGGCTGGCCAGGGGCGTGGTGCTGACGGACGCAGGTCAACGCTACAGCCGGCGGATCGGGGAGCTCTTTGAGGGCATCGAGAAGGCGACCCGCCAGTTACGGCAGGAGGCGGCCACCACGGTGCTCACGATCAGCGCCATGGCGTCATTCGAAGTATGCTGGCTCATCCCACGCCTCGGTCCCTTCAACGCCTCGCACCCCGGCGTCGCCGTGCGGGTGTTGCCGGAACAGGCCCCGGTCGACCTCGCCAGCAACGGCATCGATCTCGCGATCCGCTATGGCCACGGCCACTACCCCGAGCTGATGGTCGAGCGCCTGCTGCCGCGCAGAATCTTTCCTGTGTGCAGTCCCAAGCTCATGGAAGGGCCGCATCCGATTCGCACGCTGGCCGATTTCGCCCATCACACACTGTTGGGCGAGGAGCCTTATCTGCACTATGAAGAGACGACCTGGAAGCAGTGGATGACGGCGGTGGGTGCCGACGACATCGAGGTGCCCGCAGGTCCCGTCTTCACCTTCTCGCATATGGCGCTTCAGGCGGCGGTTGCTGGCCAGGGTGTGGCACTCGGGACCACGGTCCTTGCCGGCGACGATCTTGCGGCCGGCCGTCTTGTCCGGCCTCTGCCGCACATCGTCGAAAGCGAGCACCCTTATTGGCTGATCTATCCGCCGGCTCTTGCAAAGCAGCCGAGAGTGCGCGCCTTCCGCGACTGGATCATGGCCGAGGCGACCCGTTTTGTGGAGCAAACCGAAAAAGGTTGA